In Paraburkholderia flava, one genomic interval encodes:
- a CDS encoding FHA domain-containing protein has translation MATLENSFTGESCLLRAHHVFGRDGGRCDTVIADPYVSRMHAHIRWAGGRWELHDHSSNGTLVSGTLVRDGERVVLQQGDLIHFSKASAMHWRVGELGDPADMLWPLRAPAGPILLDTAHVLPGDTTPAVTVVRSADGDWLCDDMPTMRVLRDGDEVVSGPLAWRLVLAYGRHSTLAMPEPSDLSERLQQIDFTVSRDEEHVRAVLHTRGGMTDLGERAHHYCIVTLARLRFTDARAGYDAASQGWIDLEVLARMLGNDVSHVNVQIHRARAQIGALLSPGSGQLVERRRGSVRFGSTGFRVFRGEMLECQSAPAAQVDYTLYRPVPAVTRSSLHIG, from the coding sequence ATGGCGACACTTGAAAACAGCTTTACGGGGGAATCCTGTCTGCTACGTGCGCATCACGTATTCGGACGGGACGGCGGACGCTGCGACACAGTGATTGCAGATCCGTACGTATCCAGAATGCATGCGCACATCCGCTGGGCAGGCGGGCGCTGGGAATTACACGATCACAGCAGCAACGGCACGCTGGTGTCCGGCACCCTCGTGCGTGACGGCGAGCGCGTGGTGCTGCAGCAGGGCGATCTGATTCACTTCAGCAAGGCGAGCGCGATGCACTGGCGGGTCGGCGAACTGGGAGACCCCGCCGACATGCTGTGGCCGCTGCGCGCTCCCGCCGGACCGATTCTTCTCGACACTGCACACGTGCTGCCCGGCGATACGACGCCGGCCGTCACCGTCGTGCGCTCCGCCGACGGCGACTGGCTATGCGACGACATGCCGACGATGCGCGTGCTGCGCGACGGCGACGAAGTCGTGTCGGGGCCGCTCGCATGGCGTCTCGTACTCGCATACGGACGTCATTCGACGCTCGCGATGCCCGAACCGTCCGACCTGTCCGAACGCTTGCAGCAGATCGACTTCACTGTAAGCCGCGACGAGGAACATGTCCGCGCGGTGCTGCATACGCGCGGCGGGATGACCGATCTCGGCGAACGCGCGCATCACTACTGCATCGTGACGCTCGCGCGGCTGCGTTTCACGGATGCGCGGGCCGGTTATGACGCAGCGTCGCAAGGCTGGATCGATCTCGAAGTGCTCGCACGGATGCTCGGCAACGACGTGTCGCACGTGAACGTGCAGATCCATCGGGCGCGCGCGCAGATCGGTGCATTGCTGTCGCCGGGTAGCGGACAACTGGTCGAGCGCCGGCGCGGCAGCGTGCGATTCGGCTCGACAGGGTTTCGCGTGTTTCGCGGCGAGATGCTCGAATGCCAGTCTGCGCCGGCCGCGCAGGTCGATTACACGCTGTACCGGCCGGTCCCGGCGGTCACGCGGTCGTCGTTGCACATCGGCTGA
- a CDS encoding TOMM system kinase/cyclase fusion protein: MRLPGDPRAHRYQPGALLGEGASGSIYRAVCIETGQTVAVKLLREDATQPDEARRRLRARFEREMLLCERLHHPNVVALLDRGETPDGNLFAVFEFVPGHTLRDLLRADGALPAVTTGLLMAQVLDGLASAHRAGVVHRDLKPSNVMVTTIDGVPHAKILDFGIGVLLPDVRRVDEHTLTQMNDVLGTPQYCAPEQLRNETPTLASDLYAWGLMVIECLTGHAVMQGASIAEILYQQLSPVDVALPPAIAAHPLGTVLRLALNKDPRQRAGSATELLERFREIHFPALVGEFDYKPSRRNLSSGAATSARFSTPDAVAAATQSGERRQVTALCCSVTITGAVDSTADAATPDALDAYEAQWLTRCTDIAVRYGGQVAGTLGDTLLFYFGYPDGIDRAARRAARAAFDIVRTASAASAPQSDADDSVQPVPQWHVEIAATLHVGTLLSQTSARPVGAMTGEAVRLLRHAQPGQILLSDDARRSLERYVDYAPTSLQFATAGASPRPVHALLGERHEHVQFDSLDHGASVPMIGRDRERGTLIRDWHAFVEAQLTGTANKRPDARLVVGEAGIGKSRLVHELCEAVRTERHAFASCTCLPEQMNHALFPVLRFVESHWQIDTDGSPDAALAVLDRMLAPLDCDHAAARATLAAWLGIDSSGRANAAALRWSGARQQQMLFDVLRQLLASIGGGAPVLLAIEDVQWIDRATVDFLDTLRRHPDTTPVWVVLTSRPENLARWRGVATRLMLRRLSRDDARQLIAALFAHDDVDPASLDFLAQRTAGIPLFAEEIIRELVASGATTEPGRPLASVASSAHYPLPGSLRDMLELSFERVDGARDTAQLAATIGLEVDAQLLAAASPHDAAVLDEHLRRLLEARVVYARHRLGGVSYAFRHALIRDAAYGSMPAKLCRGNHERVARALVAEAGDAARIADHFASASLHADAVQHGLQAARRALERALHDDAIRYAEAVRTWLEHCRHADREQDAARADLTLTHARMARFGWADPEVRVHAERLLHRVDGPGGLGDARLAASALWTLATYHHVASDRAAVRHIAGQLLDLADTCGDDSIGVAAHAMHGMSLWIDGHYARARIALQTALDRYDVRRDGGHSRMFGLDIRAWSMAALASVMWVMEDGADAALEKAREAVYSATCGDHLPTLGVTLMYLARMQQCAGDREGARVTSGTILRLSRIYGLNAVERYAAIVHAWCDGDRDAAVAHVDALRRSGCQLGLTYYASLVAEIDAMHGDRAAALAGIDACLALCDTLDERYYEAELLLKKVRYLPDADDGSDQAEAIALYRRALSLAGPAAMVRVSQKAQDELRRLQYTVQPLLSESIDE, from the coding sequence ATGCGTCTGCCCGGCGATCCGCGCGCTCATCGCTATCAACCCGGTGCACTGCTCGGCGAAGGCGCGAGCGGGTCGATCTATCGAGCGGTCTGCATCGAGACCGGGCAGACCGTCGCGGTTAAGCTGCTGCGCGAAGACGCGACGCAACCCGACGAAGCACGCCGACGTCTGCGTGCGCGCTTCGAGCGCGAGATGCTGTTGTGCGAGCGGCTGCATCATCCAAACGTCGTCGCGCTGCTCGATCGCGGCGAGACGCCTGACGGCAACCTGTTCGCTGTTTTCGAGTTCGTGCCGGGACACACGCTGCGCGATCTGCTGCGCGCCGACGGCGCATTGCCGGCGGTCACGACCGGGCTGCTGATGGCGCAGGTGCTCGACGGCCTCGCGAGCGCGCATCGTGCGGGCGTCGTGCATCGCGATCTGAAGCCGAGCAACGTGATGGTCACGACGATCGACGGCGTGCCGCACGCGAAAATTCTCGACTTCGGCATTGGCGTCCTGCTGCCCGACGTGCGGCGCGTCGACGAGCACACGCTGACGCAGATGAACGACGTGCTCGGCACGCCGCAATACTGCGCGCCCGAGCAGTTGCGCAACGAAACGCCGACCCTCGCGAGCGATCTGTACGCGTGGGGGCTGATGGTCATCGAATGTCTGACCGGCCACGCGGTGATGCAGGGCGCGAGCATCGCGGAAATTCTCTACCAGCAGTTGAGTCCGGTCGACGTCGCGCTGCCGCCGGCGATCGCAGCGCATCCGCTCGGTACGGTGTTGCGTCTTGCGCTGAACAAGGATCCACGGCAACGCGCCGGATCGGCGACCGAACTGCTCGAGCGGTTTCGCGAGATTCATTTTCCGGCGCTGGTCGGCGAGTTCGACTACAAACCGTCGCGGCGCAATCTGTCGTCGGGTGCTGCGACGTCCGCGCGTTTCAGCACACCGGATGCAGTCGCTGCCGCCACGCAAAGCGGCGAGCGCAGACAGGTCACCGCGTTGTGTTGCAGCGTCACGATCACGGGCGCGGTCGATAGCACGGCGGATGCCGCGACTCCCGACGCGCTCGACGCGTACGAAGCGCAATGGCTGACGCGTTGCACCGACATCGCGGTCCGCTACGGTGGCCAGGTGGCAGGCACGCTCGGCGACACGCTGCTGTTCTACTTCGGCTATCCGGACGGGATCGATCGCGCCGCACGTCGCGCGGCGCGTGCCGCGTTCGACATCGTGCGCACGGCAAGCGCCGCGTCCGCGCCACAATCCGATGCGGACGACAGTGTGCAACCTGTACCGCAGTGGCACGTCGAGATCGCCGCGACGCTGCACGTCGGCACGCTGTTGTCGCAGACGTCGGCGCGACCGGTGGGTGCGATGACCGGCGAAGCAGTGCGGCTACTGCGCCACGCGCAACCCGGACAGATCCTGCTGAGCGACGATGCGCGCCGCTCGCTCGAACGCTACGTCGATTACGCGCCGACGTCGTTGCAGTTCGCCACTGCGGGCGCGTCGCCGCGGCCGGTCCATGCGCTGCTCGGCGAACGTCACGAACACGTGCAGTTCGATTCGCTCGATCACGGCGCGAGCGTGCCGATGATCGGTCGCGATCGCGAGCGCGGCACGTTGATTCGCGACTGGCACGCGTTTGTCGAAGCGCAGTTGACAGGCACAGCGAACAAACGTCCCGATGCACGGCTGGTCGTCGGCGAAGCCGGCATCGGCAAGTCGCGTCTCGTGCATGAACTGTGCGAAGCGGTGCGCACGGAACGTCATGCGTTCGCGAGTTGCACGTGCCTGCCCGAGCAGATGAATCACGCGCTGTTTCCGGTGCTGCGTTTTGTCGAGTCGCACTGGCAGATCGATACCGACGGATCGCCCGATGCCGCGCTCGCCGTGCTCGACCGGATGCTCGCGCCGCTAGACTGCGATCATGCAGCGGCGCGCGCGACGCTGGCCGCGTGGCTCGGCATCGACAGCAGCGGTAGGGCGAATGCGGCCGCGCTGCGCTGGTCGGGCGCGCGTCAGCAGCAGATGCTGTTCGACGTGCTGCGTCAGCTGCTGGCGTCGATCGGCGGCGGGGCGCCGGTGCTGCTGGCGATCGAGGACGTGCAGTGGATCGATCGCGCGACCGTCGACTTTCTCGACACGTTGCGCCGTCATCCCGACACCACGCCGGTCTGGGTCGTGCTTACGTCTCGTCCCGAGAATCTCGCGCGCTGGCGTGGCGTCGCGACGCGGCTGATGCTGCGTCGACTGTCGCGCGACGATGCGCGACAGTTGATCGCTGCGCTGTTCGCACACGACGACGTCGATCCTGCCTCGCTCGATTTTCTGGCGCAGCGTACGGCCGGCATTCCGCTGTTCGCCGAGGAGATCATCCGTGAGCTGGTGGCGAGCGGCGCGACAACGGAGCCGGGTCGTCCGCTGGCGAGCGTCGCATCGTCCGCGCATTACCCGTTGCCGGGCAGTCTGCGCGACATGCTGGAGCTGTCGTTCGAACGTGTCGACGGCGCGCGCGATACCGCGCAGCTTGCCGCGACGATCGGTCTCGAAGTGGACGCGCAACTGCTGGCGGCTGCGTCGCCGCACGATGCGGCGGTGCTCGACGAGCATCTGCGGCGGCTGCTCGAAGCGCGGGTCGTCTACGCGCGGCATCGGTTGGGCGGGGTGTCGTATGCATTCCGTCACGCGTTGATTCGCGACGCCGCGTATGGATCGATGCCCGCGAAACTCTGTCGCGGCAATCACGAGCGCGTCGCGCGGGCACTCGTCGCGGAAGCCGGCGACGCCGCGCGGATCGCCGATCATTTCGCCTCGGCGAGCCTGCATGCCGATGCCGTGCAGCACGGTCTGCAGGCGGCGCGTCGCGCGCTCGAACGCGCGCTGCACGACGATGCGATCCGCTACGCGGAAGCGGTACGCACGTGGCTCGAGCACTGCCGTCACGCGGACCGCGAACAGGACGCGGCACGCGCCGATCTCACGCTTACGCATGCACGGATGGCCCGCTTCGGCTGGGCCGATCCGGAGGTGCGCGTACATGCGGAGCGGTTGCTTCATCGTGTCGACGGTCCCGGCGGACTCGGCGACGCGCGCCTCGCCGCGAGCGCACTGTGGACGCTCGCGACCTACCACCATGTCGCGAGCGATCGCGCAGCGGTGCGCCATATTGCCGGGCAACTGCTCGACCTCGCGGATACATGCGGCGACGACAGCATCGGCGTCGCCGCGCACGCGATGCATGGGATGAGCCTGTGGATCGACGGGCATTACGCGCGTGCGCGCATCGCGCTGCAGACCGCACTCGATCGCTACGACGTGCGGCGCGACGGCGGCCACTCGCGGATGTTCGGACTCGACATTCGCGCGTGGTCGATGGCCGCGCTCGCGAGCGTGATGTGGGTGATGGAAGACGGCGCGGACGCGGCACTGGAGAAGGCACGCGAAGCGGTCTACAGCGCGACCTGCGGCGATCATCTGCCGACGCTCGGCGTCACGCTGATGTACCTCGCGAGAATGCAGCAATGCGCAGGCGACCGCGAAGGCGCACGCGTGACGTCGGGCACGATCCTGCGGCTGTCGCGCATCTACGGGCTGAACGCAGTCGAGCGCTACGCGGCGATCGTCCATGCATGGTGCGACGGCGACCGCGACGCGGCCGTCGCGCACGTCGACGCGCTGCGTCGCTCGGGCTGCCAGCTGGGACTCACGTACTACGCGTCGCTGGTCGCGGAGATCGACGCGATGCACGGCGACCGCGCGGCTGCGCTAGCCGGTATCGATGCGTGTCTCGCGCTGTGCGACACACTCGACGAACGTTATTACGAAGCCGAACTGCTGCTGAAGAAAGTCCGCTATCTGCCGGATGCGGACGACGGCAGCGACCAGGCCGAAGCCATTGCGCTATACCGTCGCGCGCTGTCCCTCGCGGGACCGGCGGCGATGGTTCGCGTCAGCCAGAAAGCGCAGGATGAACTGCGACGATTGCAGTACACCGTTCAACCCCTCCTATCGGAGAGCATCGATGAGTGA
- a CDS encoding BMA_0021/BMA_0022 family TOMM bacteriocin: protein MSDLSELGSFPTYDEFLEYRAVIVQAIAAAWHDPAFLEQLIAHPKAALQERFGYHYPLNLALKVHADSATWSPPTNGGWITKENNALQLMLPPAPEQQDQYAIALAAYNAKHINILSCEE, encoded by the coding sequence ATGAGTGATCTGAGTGAGCTTGGCAGTTTCCCGACCTACGACGAATTTCTCGAGTACCGCGCCGTGATCGTTCAGGCGATCGCGGCGGCATGGCACGACCCGGCGTTTCTCGAGCAGTTGATCGCCCATCCGAAAGCCGCGCTGCAGGAACGCTTCGGCTATCACTATCCGCTGAATCTCGCGCTGAAAGTGCATGCCGACAGTGCAACGTGGTCGCCGCCGACCAACGGCGGCTGGATCACGAAAGAGAACAATGCGCTCCAACTGATGCTGCCGCCCGCACCGGAGCAGCAGGACCAGTACGCGATCGCGCTCGCGGCGTACAACGCGAAGCACATCAACATCCTTAGCTGCGAAGAGTGA
- a CDS encoding BMA_0021/BMA_0022 family TOMM bacteriocin yields the protein MALNNNVPSLDSMLEFQEVYLRAIALSWKDAEFKQALLANPFDALGRYFDYQCPWLLDLTVTEVGPNFGWDAAAQRWTLPQNVMTFGVPVRPLPSDEEAVALSVYNDAGPSYLFTCC from the coding sequence ATGGCACTGAACAACAACGTTCCCTCGCTGGACTCGATGCTGGAGTTTCAGGAGGTGTACCTGCGCGCAATCGCGCTCTCATGGAAAGATGCGGAATTCAAGCAGGCGCTGCTCGCGAATCCGTTCGACGCGCTCGGCCGCTACTTCGATTATCAATGCCCGTGGCTGCTCGATCTGACGGTGACGGAAGTCGGTCCGAACTTCGGCTGGGACGCAGCCGCGCAACGCTGGACACTGCCGCAGAACGTGATGACGTTCGGCGTGCCGGTTCGGCCGCTGCCGAGCGATGAAGAAGCGGTGGCGCTGTCGGTTTATAACGATGCAGGGCCGAGCTATCTGTTCACTTGCTGCTGA
- a CDS encoding TOMM precursor leader peptide-binding protein, whose amino-acid sequence MLDDFTRTLRFKPHLLVLDAGPDTLFIVDEFARTMLSGAVYVQVAACVRERMTIAQIFAALAPVFSEWQVLGALDRFVQKGCVRVDEPDERDLSRGFFERTGVDGDDAIARVGQLRVSVVAFGTPAEPLMHALSDSGIVVDDNAPFTIAVSDSYDRPELIEAVARIAARGDTVLTVVQEGVQPTIGPLFAAPAEDAPCIECVRYWTTRNRPVEALLGRHHSADATRLPPAHSRAGLGAVAALVAAFVERLAVSDDRLLQARSHLIALRLDTLATTSHRVVRRPQCPRCGNPHWMREQAERRPVLLPAQSTAHADGGYRSADPQQTFQRYQHLISPVSGAIAYLHPMPGRHAGLRKVYVAGYLTCPGAVPRTNRFDRICSGKGRTDEQARVSALCETLERFSGEYQGDEAVTRASFIELADDGAIHVNALQQFSDAQFEQRDTINARTDDVRKQVPPRFALDRSIDWTPAWSLASGRRHWVPLDYCYADVPERGDPQYCIHNPNGSAAGSRIEEAILQGLLELVERDAAAIWWYNQIERPGVDLASFADPYFDALQAEYRSMGWRLWALDITHDLNIPTIVALAEQPDTQRFSIGFGCHPDYRIAVQRALTEVNQLLDVSANGPPPWDHARLSSTRFLYPAEGVGETSAPAWPRAGEGSLDDAIAYTNGQIASAGLDVLVVDKTRPDIGLPVVQVIVPGLCHFWPRFGAPRLYAVPVAQRWFARARDEAELNGVLLFL is encoded by the coding sequence ATGCTCGACGATTTCACGCGCACGCTGCGTTTCAAGCCGCATCTGCTGGTACTCGACGCAGGGCCGGACACGCTGTTCATCGTCGATGAATTCGCGCGCACGATGCTGTCGGGCGCGGTGTACGTGCAGGTCGCCGCGTGCGTGCGCGAGCGGATGACGATCGCGCAGATTTTTGCTGCACTCGCGCCGGTGTTTTCCGAATGGCAGGTGCTGGGTGCACTCGACCGGTTCGTGCAGAAGGGTTGTGTGCGTGTCGATGAACCCGATGAACGCGATTTGAGTCGCGGGTTTTTCGAGCGCACCGGTGTCGACGGCGATGATGCAATCGCGCGCGTCGGGCAACTGCGCGTGAGCGTCGTTGCATTCGGTACGCCTGCGGAACCGCTGATGCACGCGCTGTCGGACAGCGGCATCGTTGTCGACGATAACGCGCCGTTCACGATCGCGGTGAGCGATTCATACGACCGGCCCGAATTGATCGAAGCCGTCGCGCGCATCGCGGCGCGTGGTGACACCGTGCTGACGGTCGTGCAGGAAGGCGTGCAGCCGACGATTGGTCCGCTGTTCGCCGCGCCTGCGGAAGACGCTCCCTGTATCGAATGCGTGCGCTACTGGACTACGCGCAACCGGCCGGTCGAAGCGTTGCTCGGTCGCCATCATTCAGCTGATGCGACACGTCTGCCGCCCGCGCATTCGCGTGCCGGGCTTGGTGCGGTCGCCGCGCTCGTGGCCGCGTTCGTCGAACGCCTGGCGGTGAGTGACGACCGCCTGCTGCAGGCGCGTTCGCATCTGATCGCGCTGCGACTCGATACGTTGGCGACGACGTCGCATCGCGTGGTGCGTCGGCCGCAGTGTCCGCGTTGCGGCAATCCGCACTGGATGCGCGAGCAGGCGGAACGCAGGCCTGTTCTGCTGCCCGCTCAGTCGACAGCACACGCCGACGGCGGTTATCGAAGCGCCGATCCGCAGCAGACCTTCCAGCGCTATCAACATCTGATCTCGCCCGTGAGTGGCGCGATCGCCTATCTGCATCCGATGCCCGGACGTCATGCGGGGCTCCGCAAGGTTTATGTCGCGGGCTATCTGACGTGTCCGGGTGCGGTGCCGCGCACTAACCGCTTCGACAGGATCTGCTCGGGCAAGGGCCGCACCGACGAACAGGCACGCGTCAGCGCGTTGTGCGAAACGCTCGAGCGTTTCAGCGGAGAATATCAGGGCGACGAAGCGGTGACGCGCGCGAGCTTCATCGAACTCGCCGACGACGGTGCGATTCACGTGAACGCGTTGCAGCAGTTCAGCGACGCGCAGTTCGAGCAACGCGATACGATCAACGCGCGCACCGACGACGTCCGCAAACAGGTGCCGCCGCGCTTCGCGCTGGATCGCTCGATCGACTGGACGCCTGCGTGGTCGCTTGCATCGGGGCGACGTCACTGGGTGCCGCTCGATTACTGTTACGCCGATGTGCCCGAGCGTGGCGATCCGCAGTACTGCATCCACAATCCGAACGGCAGCGCGGCCGGCTCGCGTATCGAGGAAGCGATCCTGCAGGGGCTGCTCGAACTGGTGGAGCGCGATGCCGCTGCGATCTGGTGGTACAACCAGATCGAACGACCGGGCGTCGATCTCGCGAGCTTTGCCGATCCGTATTTCGACGCGCTGCAAGCCGAATACCGCTCGATGGGCTGGCGTCTATGGGCGCTCGATATCACACACGACCTGAACATCCCGACGATCGTCGCGCTCGCCGAGCAGCCGGACACGCAGCGTTTTTCGATCGGCTTCGGCTGTCATCCCGACTACCGGATCGCGGTGCAGCGCGCGCTGACCGAAGTGAATCAACTGCTCGACGTGTCGGCGAATGGACCGCCGCCGTGGGATCACGCGCGGCTGTCGTCGACGCGCTTCCTGTACCCGGCGGAAGGCGTCGGCGAGACCAGCGCGCCCGCATGGCCGCGCGCAGGCGAGGGCTCGCTCGACGATGCGATCGCGTACACCAACGGACAGATTGCGTCGGCGGGACTCGACGTGCTCGTCGTCGACAAGACGCGGCCCGACATCGGCCTGCCGGTCGTGCAGGTGATCGTGCCGGGGCTGTGCCACTTCTGGCCGAGGTTCGGTGCGCCGAGGTTGTATGCGGTGCCGGTTGCGCAGCGCTGGTTCGCGCGTGCGCGCGATGAAGCGGAATTGAACGGGGTGTTGCTGTTTCTCTGA
- a CDS encoding serine hydrolase domain-containing protein, which produces MDWKLAQSVADDFVRQMQSGDGPGCGVMLFDETQTRAEAFGGFANLEHRIPFSAQSVVRLASVTKHVVAGLALKCVDLGILNLDECLSAHLPQLSGKQRAVSVRGALDMTGGLPDMIDSAWLLGIPRTALLDRERVLAFLAAIQDLNFNPGDEFSYSNAGYRLVEAAIEAQGIALEAGIRDHLFEPLGVYAAMPRDQADVVPRLATGYWWGSNGWRHGISGMPYCGADGLAASAEQFVVWLKALLAGRGPARGLMDRLAASATLSNGRETGVGLGLANSHIAGYAFHGFVGGLPGYRSAFLLSPALKLGAFAVANREDADVGGAIASVISALLGAQTDELPPAAALPDGMFVTADGPDWLEIKRGYATFLGAQSFLHPVGNGQFDSRAFYSPMRLRQDGDDIVGEVGHRFRRFQLSSASPTPSHNWAGEWRLRAHGGMIRIDVENNEARIAIGSGPATDSLVLTPLDECRALFERAEGPRRQRVSLSFSPDGRSVLLATQRSRVLRFERS; this is translated from the coding sequence ATGGATTGGAAACTAGCGCAGTCGGTTGCTGACGATTTTGTCAGGCAGATGCAGTCTGGCGACGGGCCAGGTTGCGGCGTCATGCTGTTCGACGAGACACAAACTCGCGCTGAAGCGTTCGGTGGTTTCGCCAACCTCGAGCATCGCATTCCATTCTCAGCGCAAAGTGTCGTCAGACTCGCATCGGTCACGAAACACGTTGTTGCCGGCCTCGCGCTGAAATGCGTCGATCTGGGCATCCTCAATCTGGACGAATGTCTGAGTGCGCATCTTCCGCAACTCTCTGGCAAGCAGCGTGCGGTGTCTGTGCGAGGAGCGCTAGACATGACCGGCGGCCTGCCGGATATGATCGACTCTGCATGGCTGCTAGGCATCCCGCGCACTGCGTTGCTGGATCGCGAGCGCGTACTTGCGTTTCTCGCTGCAATCCAGGATTTGAATTTCAATCCGGGCGATGAATTCTCTTATTCGAACGCGGGATACCGGTTGGTGGAGGCAGCGATCGAAGCCCAAGGCATCGCCCTCGAAGCTGGAATCAGGGATCACCTCTTCGAACCGCTCGGCGTGTATGCCGCCATGCCGCGCGATCAGGCCGATGTCGTGCCGCGTCTCGCAACGGGGTACTGGTGGGGGTCAAACGGCTGGCGTCACGGTATCTCGGGGATGCCGTATTGCGGTGCCGACGGACTGGCAGCAAGCGCTGAACAGTTTGTCGTCTGGTTGAAAGCACTTCTTGCCGGTCGCGGCCCCGCTCGCGGTCTGATGGACCGCCTGGCGGCCTCTGCGACATTGTCCAACGGACGCGAGACGGGCGTAGGCCTAGGTCTAGCGAATAGCCATATTGCGGGATATGCCTTCCACGGCTTTGTCGGCGGCCTACCGGGATATCGGTCGGCATTCCTGCTGTCACCGGCTTTGAAGCTCGGCGCGTTCGCGGTTGCAAACCGGGAAGATGCCGATGTTGGGGGGGCAATCGCTTCGGTGATTTCAGCGCTGCTGGGTGCGCAAACGGACGAGCTGCCGCCGGCCGCCGCATTGCCGGATGGCATGTTCGTCACAGCGGATGGCCCCGACTGGCTGGAGATCAAACGGGGCTACGCGACGTTCCTCGGCGCACAAAGTTTTCTGCATCCGGTAGGCAACGGACAGTTCGATAGCCGAGCATTCTATTCGCCCATGCGGCTCCGACAGGACGGCGACGATATTGTTGGCGAGGTGGGGCATCGCTTCCGGCGCTTCCAGCTGAGTTCGGCATCCCCAACGCCCAGCCACAATTGGGCCGGCGAATGGCGTCTTCGGGCGCACGGCGGGATGATCAGAATCGACGTCGAAAATAACGAAGCGCGAATTGCGATCGGCTCTGGTCCTGCGACCGACAGCTTGGTCCTCACCCCTCTCGACGAGTGCCGCGCACTATTTGAACGTGCCGAAGGACCGCGACGGCAGCGCGTCAGTCTGAGCTTCAGCCCAGATGGTCGGTCCGTCTTGCTCGCGACGCAACGTAGTCGAGTGCTGCGATTCGAGCGTAGCTGA
- a CDS encoding GNAT family N-acetyltransferase → MRQPYACRRAAAPGQQRPVDTGVQIVNNQLSNVHPETWQMSDITLRPATKHDWDFVAFVTEACMRDYVEQTWGQWRADSPEDFDANLHQIVQCDGHDIGCIALVNEPAVLVVKTLYILPSHQNRGIGAVLMQQIIDHAGASKKPIQLRLLRVNPARRFYERHGFVVTHSTDERHFMARPSS, encoded by the coding sequence GTGCGACAGCCCTACGCCTGCCGTCGTGCGGCGGCTCCCGGCCAGCAACGGCCGGTCGACACCGGTGTTCAAATCGTCAACAATCAGCTATCAAACGTCCATCCGGAGACTTGGCAGATGTCGGACATAACCCTACGCCCTGCTACAAAACACGACTGGGACTTCGTAGCATTCGTCACTGAAGCGTGCATGCGCGACTATGTCGAGCAAACCTGGGGACAATGGCGAGCAGACAGTCCTGAGGACTTTGATGCAAACCTACATCAGATCGTCCAGTGCGATGGCCACGACATTGGATGCATCGCATTGGTCAATGAACCTGCGGTCTTGGTCGTGAAGACCCTCTACATTCTGCCAAGTCATCAGAATCGCGGCATTGGTGCGGTTTTGATGCAGCAGATCATCGATCACGCAGGTGCGAGCAAAAAGCCAATTCAACTACGCCTCCTTCGTGTGAATCCCGCAAGACGTTTCTACGAGCGGCATGGCTTTGTTGTGACTCATTCTACGGATGAGCGGCACTTCATGGCTCGTCCGTCCAGTTGA